One Falco naumanni isolate bFalNau1 chromosome 13, bFalNau1.pat, whole genome shotgun sequence DNA segment encodes these proteins:
- the DBR1 gene encoding lariat debranching enzyme, translated as MKVAVAGCCHGALDKMYETLELLQRRHNVRPDLLLCCGDFQAVRNEADLRCMAVPAKYRHMQTFYRYYSGEKAAPVLTVFIGGNHEASNHLQELPYGGWVAPNIYYLGYAGVVRFRGVRIGGISGIFKSHDYRKGHFECPPYNQQTIRSAYHVRNIEVFKLKQLKRPIDIFMSHDWPRSIYHYGNKKQLLKMKSFFRQEVESNTLGSPAASELLQHLKPTYWFSAHLHVKFAAFMQHQTNSKEELPKATKFLALDKCLPHRDFLQIIDVEHDPNAGDSLEYDAEWIAVLKATNSLVNVTQSSWNMPEKNGLHAKWDYSVTEEAIKEVLEEVNHNLKIPCNFTLTAACYDPSKPQKHVEPVHTINPQTTEFCAQFGLTDINDRIQQAKEEGSVRGEYEEEEEEEEMDSTGSAEEPSEYNTDNSGLSSINPDEIMLDEEGGDEDLSTCSVDPSPDHPPDFSASFSDIRIMPDSMVVSSDDAMDSTSEELEKSSVSKQVEEKSLNERSLKRIGGNENGNSGVKKIKRRNQAIYAAEDEDKTE; from the exons ATGAAGGTGGCGGTGGCGGGGTGCTGCCATGGCGCCCTGGATAAGATGTACGAGacgctggagctgctgcagcggCGGCACAACGTGCGGCCCgacctgctgctctgctgcggcgACTTCCAGGCGGTGCGGAACGAGGCGGACCTGCGCTGCATGGCCGTGCCTGCCAAGTACCGCCACATGCAGACCTTCTACCG GTACTACTCCGGCGAGAAGGCGGCCCCGGTCCTCACCGTGTTCATCGGCGGGAACCACGAGGCGTCCAACcacctgcaggagctgccctaCGGCGGGTGGGTGGCGCCCAACATCTACTACCTGG GGTACGCGGGCGTGGTGCGGTTCCGCGGCGTGAGGATCGGCGGCATCTCGGGCATCTTCAAGTCTCACGACTACCGGAAAG GCCACTTTGAGTGTCCTCCATACAACCAGCAAACAATTAGAAGCGCTTACCACGTGAGGAATATTGAAGTCTTCAAACTCAAGCAG TTAAAGCGTCCCATTGATATATTTATGTCACATGACTGGCCAAGGAGCATATATCACTATGGAAACAAGAAACAGCTTCTTAAAATGAAATCCTTCTTTCGTCAAGAAGTGGAAAGCAACACATtaggaagccctgctgcttcAGAGCTTCTGCAGCATCTGAAACCCACCTACTGGTTCTCAGCACATCTTCATGTTAAATTTGCAGCTTTCATGCAACACCag ACAAACTCCAAAGAAGAGCTACCGAAAGCAACAAAGTTTCTGGCTCTGGATAAGTGCCTGCCGCACAGAGACTTTCTGCAG ATAATAGATGTAGAACATGATCCGAATGCAGGTGACTCCCTGGAGTATGACGCTGAGTGGATTGCAGTCCTCAAGGCCACCAACAGCCTTGTTAATGTGACTCAGAGCTCATGGAATATGCCTGAAAAGAACGGCCTCCATGCAAA GTGGGATTACAGCGTGACGGAAGAAGCTATCAAAGAGGTGTTAGAAGAGGTGAATCATAACCTCAAAATTCCTTGTAACTTCACGTTGACAGCTGCTTGTTATGATCCCAGCAAGCCCCAAAAACATGTGGAACCAGTTCATACCATCAATCCGCAGACCACTGAGTTTTGTGCCCAGTTTGGCCTCACTGACATCAATGACAGGATCCAGCAAGCTAAAGAAGAGGGCTCAGTACGAGGCGAAtatgaggaggaggaggaggaagaagagatggACAGTACTGGGTCAGCAGAAGAACCCAGTGAATATAATACAGATAATTCTGGACTTTCATCCATTAATCCAGACGAAATAATGCTGGATGAAGAAGGTGGCGACGAAGACTTGAGTACATGTTCTGTAGATCCTTCCCCTGATCATCCTCCTGACTTCTCTGCAAGTTTTTCTGACATCCGGATCATGCCAGATTCCATGGTGGTATCGTCTGATGACGCTATGGACTCCACAAGTGAGGAACTGGAGAAGTCCAGTGTGAGTAAGCAGGTGGAAGAGAAGAGCTTGAATGAGAGATCATTAAAGCGCATTGGTGGTAATGAAAATGGGAACAGTGGcgttaaaaaaattaagagaaggAATCAAGCTATCTATGCTGCAGAGGATGAAGATAAAACAGAATAA